The Arachis hypogaea cultivar Tifrunner chromosome 19, arahy.Tifrunner.gnm2.J5K5, whole genome shotgun sequence genome has a window encoding:
- the LOC112776959 gene encoding photosystem I reaction center subunit II, chloroplastic has translation MAMATQASLFTPPLSAPKPTDRAWKQAAAVSFTTPKLNLRFPSIRASAAEEKVEAAAAEKEKEEAPVGFTPPELDPNTPSPIFGGSTGGLLRKAQVEEFYVITWDSPKEQIFEMPTGGAAIMRQGPNLLKLARKEQCLALGTRLRSKYKIKYQFYRVFPNGEVQYLHPKDGVYPEKVNPGRQGVGQNFRSIGKNVSPIEVKFTGKQPYDL, from the coding sequence ATGGCAATGGCAACACAAGCTTCCCTCTTCACCCCACCCCTCTCTGCTCCCAAGCCCACCGACCGTGCATGGAAGCAAGCAGCCGCAGTGTCCTTCACCACCCCCAAGCTGAACCTGAGGTTCCCAAGCATAAGAGCTTCGGCTGCAGAGGAGAAAGTAGAGGCTGCTGCagcagagaaggagaaggaggaggcaCCAGTGGGGTTCACCCCACCTGAGCTGGACCCAAACACGCCATCCCCAATATTCGGAGGAAGCACTGGAGGACTATTGAGGAAGGCCCAAGTGGAAGAGTTCTACGTCATAACATGGGATTCCCCGAAAGAACAGATCTTTGAGATGCCCACAGGTGGCGCCGCCATAATGAGGCAGGGTCCAAACCTTCTCAAGCTTGCAAGGAAAGAGCAGTGCCTTGCACTTGGGACAAGGCTTCGCTCAAAGTACAAGATCAAGTACCAGTTCTACAGGGTCTTCCCCAATGGCGAGGTCCAATACTTGCACCCCAAGGATGGTGTCTACCCTGAGAAAGTCAACCCTGGTCGCCAAGGTGTTGGTCAGAACTTCAGGTCTATTGGCAAGAACGTTAGCCCCATTGAGGTCAAGTTCACTGGCAAGCAACCCTATGATTTGTAA